In one window of Candidatus Avedoeria danica DNA:
- a CDS encoding undecaprenyl-diphosphate phosphatase: protein MTIDIWQSLFIGALQGATEFLPVSSDGHLVVIPALLGWPHPSLTYDVTLHMATALAVLLYFRADWVRLMAGGWRGLRRGAPWRDAEGRLLCVIVAANVPAGLAGITFKDWFEAQFSVPRLAAGLLIVNAVILVVAEWVARSRSRSRTEEEANAPLDDVHGVGLARGLAMGVAQIAAILPGISRSGTTIATGLALGVTREAAARFSFLMAAPIIVAAGLLQAVEVLGDPVARGAMEPAGIVAAGCAAAFVVGIGAIGFLLRFVRRSPLHVFAVWCVAVGALGLWLL from the coding sequence ATGACGATCGACATCTGGCAGTCCCTGTTCATCGGCGCGCTCCAGGGCGCGACGGAGTTCCTGCCCGTGTCCTCCGATGGGCACCTGGTCGTGATACCGGCGCTCCTCGGCTGGCCGCATCCGAGCCTGACCTACGATGTGACCCTTCACATGGCGACGGCGCTGGCCGTGCTGCTCTACTTCCGCGCCGACTGGGTACGCCTCATGGCGGGCGGCTGGCGCGGTTTGCGGCGCGGGGCGCCGTGGCGCGACGCCGAGGGGCGGCTGTTGTGCGTGATCGTGGCAGCCAACGTGCCGGCCGGGCTGGCGGGGATCACGTTCAAGGACTGGTTCGAGGCGCAGTTCAGCGTTCCGCGGTTGGCGGCGGGGCTGCTGATCGTGAACGCCGTGATTCTGGTGGTGGCCGAGTGGGTCGCGCGTTCGCGTTCGCGATCGCGGACGGAGGAAGAGGCGAACGCGCCGCTGGACGACGTGCATGGCGTCGGGTTGGCGAGGGGGCTGGCGATGGGCGTCGCGCAGATCGCGGCCATCCTCCCAGGCATCTCGCGCTCGGGCACGACGATCGCGACCGGGCTGGCGCTCGGGGTGACGCGGGAGGCGGCGGCGCGGTTCAGCTTTCTCATGGCGGCGCCGATCATCGTGGCGGCGGGGCTGTTGCAGGCGGTTGAGGTGCTGGGGGATCCTGTGGCGCGAGGGGCGATGGAGCCGGCCGGCATCGTCGCGGCCGGCTGCGCGGCAGCGTTCGTCGTCGGGATCGGGGCGATCGGCTTTCTCTTGCGGTTCGTGCGGCGGTCGCCGTTGCATGTGTTCGCCGTGTGGTGCGTGGCGGTCGGAGCGCTTGGGCTGTGGCTGCTGTAG
- a CDS encoding YlxR family protein, which translates to MTPRRVPERMCALCRARAPKRELVRVVWDGTAVSLDPSGKTAGRGAYVGTWRSCWADPGLVPKLERALKAKFGAVDAARLRARALELEEDGVACPRRAALTTRAER; encoded by the coding sequence ATGACCCCCCGACGCGTGCCGGAACGGATGTGCGCGCTCTGCCGCGCCCGGGCGCCCAAGCGCGAGCTCGTGCGGGTGGTCTGGGACGGCACGGCGGTCTCGCTCGACCCGAGCGGCAAGACGGCCGGTCGGGGCGCGTATGTCGGGACGTGGCGCAGCTGCTGGGCCGATCCGGGCCTCGTGCCCAAGCTCGAGCGGGCGCTGAAGGCGAAGTTCGGTGCAGTTGATGCGGCGCGACTTCGCGCTCGCGCCCTCGAACTGGAAGAAGACGGCGTGGCCTGCCCAAGACGGGCAGCGCTGACGACGCGGGCTGAACGATGA
- a CDS encoding TIM barrel protein codes for MAAVGAGASPPAATFGPLALSSMWAQRFDDPDDLRPFFDAGRAMGFERFELSHTHSPAALASIPPDVVIASIHHPCPAGPPLRPGDDATSPDPAARARWTDALRRTIDTAQRLGASAICAHLGSAHDEAVRKLWFELHSRYQAGQKGSPRYVEALGALRDRLAVVQPAAIERAVAVLTRVVGDLRGAGVALGIETGYHGWELPTAGGMGVLLADIDAAMPGAVVGGADCDGARLTGTADTVPVVGAWLDTGHVGVQANVGTATFNEWFDAVARVGGRWGGMHWHDVVGVRDHLPPGMGRLDLTSIGRSLAAGGRHAMAWTLEVDWYMSPDEVVRGAQTVSG; via the coding sequence GTGGCTGCTGTAGGGGCGGGCGCCTCGCCGCCGGCGGCGACGTTCGGCCCGCTCGCCCTGTCGTCCATGTGGGCGCAGCGCTTCGACGACCCCGATGACCTCCGCCCGTTCTTCGACGCCGGCCGTGCAATGGGCTTCGAGCGCTTCGAGCTCAGCCACACGCACTCGCCCGCCGCGCTCGCCTCCATCCCGCCCGACGTCGTCATCGCCTCCATCCACCACCCCTGCCCCGCCGGCCCGCCCTTGCGCCCCGGCGACGACGCGACGTCACCCGACCCGGCCGCCCGCGCGCGCTGGACGGACGCGTTGCGGCGGACGATCGACACGGCACAGCGCCTGGGGGCGTCGGCGATCTGCGCCCACCTCGGCAGCGCGCACGACGAAGCGGTGCGCAAGCTCTGGTTCGAGCTCCACAGCCGCTATCAGGCCGGGCAGAAAGGTTCGCCGCGCTATGTGGAGGCGCTGGGCGCGCTGCGCGATCGGCTGGCGGTGGTGCAGCCGGCGGCGATCGAGCGGGCGGTAGCCGTGCTCACGCGCGTCGTCGGCGATCTGCGGGGGGCGGGCGTGGCGTTGGGGATCGAGACGGGGTATCACGGGTGGGAGTTGCCGACGGCGGGGGGGATGGGGGTGTTGCTGGCGGACATCGATGCGGCGATGCCCGGCGCTGTCGTCGGCGGGGCGGACTGCGATGGCGCACGGCTGACGGGTACCGCGGACACCGTACCGGTCGTGGGCGCATGGCTGGACACGGGGCATGTGGGGGTGCAGGCGAATGTCGGAACGGCGACGTTCAACGAGTGGTTCGATGCGGTGGCGCGCGTCGGCGGTCGGTGGGGGGGCATGCACTGGCACGATGTCGTGGGCGTGCGCGACCACCTGCCGCCGGGCATGGGGCGACTGGACCTCACATCGATCGGGCGAAGCCTGGCGGCCGGTGGCAGGCATGCGATGGCGTGGACGCTCGAGGTGGATTGGTACATGTCGCCCGACGAGGTCGTGCGCGGCGCACAGACTGTCTCGGGGTGA
- the acs gene encoding acetate--CoA ligase translates to MSPQQPVITARPRVASRAEYEERYRRSIDDPEGFWLAEASRLDWDVPPAAAGRWDFNAADFAWYEGGRLNACLNCVDRHAARDPDRTAIIWAADEPGRYAHISYGQLRHEVCRAANALHTAGVRAGDRVCLYLPMIPELAYTMLACARLGAVHSIVFAGFSADALRDRILDAGCRVVVTADEGLRGGRTIPLKATVDEAVAQAPCVETVFVARRSHASVGMTAGRDVWLDEAMDRERGTCPAVSMDAEAPLFILYTSGSTGKPKGVVHTTGGYLVYAALTHETVFDLRDDDIYCCAADVGWITGHSYIVYGPLANGATTVMFESTPLHPDAGRYWRMVDELGITVFYTAPTALRAILREGDDWVHRHARASLRVLGTVGEPINPDVWWWYNDVVGGGRCAVVDTWWQTETGGILITPLPGAVAPKPGAAMRPFFGIEPVVVDNEGREVVGDGISGNLCLKRSWPGQARTLYGDHARFKATYFTQFPGLYFTGDGCRRDEDGDYWITGRVDDVLNVSGHRLGTAEIESALVAHPAVAEAAVVGFPHDLKGEGIHAYVLVKPEHEPADDEARDALVASLKAQVRKAIGAIATPDRIQITAGLPKTRSGKIMRRILRKIAAGETDAGALGDVTTLADPGVVEGLMGGRG, encoded by the coding sequence ATGAGCCCCCAGCAGCCGGTGATCACGGCCCGCCCGCGCGTGGCATCGCGCGCCGAATACGAGGAACGCTATCGCCGATCGATCGACGATCCCGAAGGCTTCTGGCTGGCCGAGGCTTCGCGCCTGGACTGGGACGTGCCCCCCGCTGCAGCCGGCCGCTGGGACTTCAACGCGGCCGACTTCGCGTGGTACGAGGGCGGCCGACTGAATGCGTGCCTGAACTGCGTCGACCGGCACGCCGCCCGCGACCCGGACCGCACGGCGATCATCTGGGCCGCCGACGAACCCGGCCGCTATGCCCACATCAGCTACGGCCAGCTGCGCCACGAGGTCTGCCGCGCGGCGAACGCGCTCCACACGGCGGGCGTCCGCGCCGGCGACCGCGTCTGCCTCTACCTACCGATGATCCCCGAGCTGGCGTACACGATGCTGGCCTGCGCCCGCCTCGGCGCCGTCCACTCGATCGTCTTCGCCGGCTTCTCGGCCGACGCGCTCCGCGACCGGATCCTCGACGCCGGCTGCCGCGTCGTCGTCACGGCCGACGAGGGGCTGCGCGGCGGGCGGACGATCCCGTTGAAGGCGACGGTGGACGAGGCGGTGGCGCAGGCGCCGTGTGTGGAGACCGTCTTCGTCGCCCGACGCAGCCACGCGTCCGTCGGCATGACCGCCGGCCGCGACGTCTGGCTGGACGAGGCGATGGACCGCGAGCGCGGCACGTGCCCTGCGGTGTCGATGGACGCCGAGGCGCCGCTGTTCATCCTCTACACCTCGGGCTCGACGGGCAAGCCGAAGGGCGTTGTCCACACGACGGGCGGCTACCTGGTCTACGCCGCGTTGACGCACGAGACGGTCTTCGACCTCCGGGACGACGACATCTATTGTTGCGCCGCCGATGTCGGCTGGATCACGGGCCACAGTTACATCGTCTACGGCCCACTGGCCAACGGCGCGACGACGGTGATGTTCGAGTCCACGCCGCTTCATCCGGATGCCGGCCGGTACTGGCGGATGGTCGACGAACTCGGGATCACGGTCTTCTACACCGCGCCGACCGCGCTGCGGGCGATCCTGCGCGAGGGCGACGACTGGGTTCATCGCCACGCGCGCGCCTCGCTGCGGGTGCTCGGAACGGTCGGCGAGCCGATCAACCCCGATGTCTGGTGGTGGTACAACGACGTCGTCGGCGGTGGGCGGTGCGCGGTGGTGGACACGTGGTGGCAGACCGAGACGGGCGGGATCCTGATCACGCCGCTCCCCGGGGCCGTCGCGCCGAAGCCCGGCGCGGCGATGCGACCGTTCTTCGGCATCGAACCGGTCGTCGTGGACAACGAAGGGCGCGAGGTCGTGGGGGACGGGATCAGCGGCAACCTTTGCCTGAAGCGCTCGTGGCCCGGCCAGGCGCGCACGCTGTACGGCGACCACGCCCGATTCAAGGCCACGTACTTCACCCAGTTCCCCGGCCTCTACTTCACCGGCGACGGCTGTCGGCGAGACGAGGACGGCGACTACTGGATCACCGGCCGCGTGGACGACGTGCTCAACGTCAGCGGCCACCGTCTCGGCACCGCCGAGATCGAGAGCGCCCTCGTGGCCCACCCGGCCGTCGCCGAAGCGGCCGTCGTCGGCTTCCCGCACGACCTGAAGGGCGAGGGCATCCACGCCTACGTCCTCGTCAAGCCGGAGCACGAGCCCGCGGACGACGAGGCGCGCGATGCGCTCGTCGCGTCGCTGAAGGCCCAGGTCCGCAAGGCGATCGGCGCGATCGCGACGCCCGACCGGATCCAGATCACGGCCGGGCTGCCGAAGACGCGCTCCGGCAAGATCATGCGGCGGATCCTGCGCAAGATCGCGGCGGGGGAGACGGACGCCGGGGCGCTGGGGGACGTGACGACGTTGGCGGATCCGGGGGTGGTGGAGGGGTTGATGGGGGGGCGGGGGTAA
- the nusA gene encoding transcription termination/antitermination protein NusA, producing MAVAAATTTKSELMTAVRGLSAARELPPEVILEALKAALRSAYDKIADRTASSVTVEISETSGLARVFGHYAVTEPEFIEDPLSEWTLEQALEVKPDARVGDTITVEVTPKDFGRIAAQTAKQVILQRIREAEREQTYLTYADREGEIVYGVVQSANRDLITVALDRVEAVLTKAGQIPGERYLPNQRIRVYVSEVKRSPKGPQVIVSRTHKTMLSKLMELEIPEIFQGIVEIKAIAREAGSRSKVAVWSLQQGVDPVGACVGMRGVRIQTLVKELGGEKIDIVEWDPDPRVFIKHALSPAKVIHVWLSEGEDEGSPARGTANVVVPDDQLSLAIGREGQNARLGAKLTGWRIDIRAESEAGELIERIRVDDELRTRDRAASATAAAEALAAAVAAAAVERAASADEEPTAAPVAAAVEAPEAVEPVAVAAETAVEVAPAAVIEVPEALVPAPEGVAEPVPALQPAVVPAAGDDTATAEPTGETDEETDEDLLFETSSKKRNRGKRLVRDPKTGNLVVQRRRKDSRASWKDDVDDRLAGEENLDDMGFTEDDFIAGGDDDE from the coding sequence ATGGCCGTCGCAGCCGCCACAACCACCAAGTCCGAGCTGATGACCGCCGTGCGCGGTCTGAGCGCGGCGCGCGAGCTGCCGCCTGAGGTCATCCTCGAGGCGCTCAAGGCCGCGTTGCGGTCGGCGTACGACAAGATCGCCGATCGGACCGCGTCGAGCGTCACCGTCGAGATCTCGGAGACGAGCGGCCTGGCCCGCGTCTTCGGTCATTACGCTGTGACGGAGCCCGAGTTCATCGAGGATCCGCTGTCGGAGTGGACGCTCGAGCAGGCGCTCGAGGTCAAGCCCGACGCGCGCGTCGGCGATACGATCACCGTCGAGGTCACCCCCAAGGATTTCGGCCGGATCGCGGCGCAGACGGCCAAGCAGGTGATCCTCCAGCGGATCCGGGAGGCCGAGCGCGAGCAGACCTACCTGACGTATGCCGACCGCGAGGGCGAGATCGTGTACGGCGTGGTCCAAAGCGCCAACCGTGACCTGATCACGGTCGCGCTCGACCGCGTCGAAGCCGTGCTGACGAAGGCCGGCCAGATCCCCGGCGAGCGCTACCTGCCCAACCAGCGAATCCGGGTCTACGTCAGCGAGGTCAAGCGCTCGCCCAAGGGCCCGCAGGTCATCGTCAGCCGAACCCACAAGACGATGCTCTCCAAGCTGATGGAGCTCGAGATTCCGGAGATCTTCCAGGGGATCGTCGAGATCAAGGCCATCGCCCGCGAGGCCGGCAGCCGCTCCAAGGTGGCCGTCTGGTCGCTCCAACAGGGTGTCGATCCCGTCGGGGCATGCGTCGGCATGCGCGGCGTCCGGATCCAGACGCTCGTCAAAGAGCTCGGCGGCGAGAAGATCGATATCGTGGAGTGGGACCCCGACCCGCGGGTGTTCATCAAGCATGCCCTCTCGCCGGCCAAGGTCATCCACGTCTGGCTCAGCGAGGGTGAGGACGAGGGCTCGCCCGCCCGCGGCACCGCCAACGTCGTCGTGCCAGACGACCAGCTCAGCCTGGCGATCGGCCGCGAGGGCCAGAACGCCCGGCTCGGCGCCAAGCTCACCGGCTGGCGGATCGACATCCGCGCCGAGAGCGAGGCCGGCGAGTTGATCGAGCGGATCCGCGTGGACGACGAGCTGCGCACGCGCGACCGCGCCGCATCCGCCACGGCGGCGGCCGAAGCGCTGGCGGCGGCGGTTGCCGCTGCGGCCGTCGAGCGGGCGGCGTCAGCCGACGAAGAGCCGACGGCTGCGCCTGTTGCGGCCGCGGTCGAGGCGCCCGAAGCCGTCGAGCCGGTTGCCGTCGCGGCTGAAACGGCCGTCGAGGTCGCCCCGGCGGCGGTGATCGAAGTACCCGAGGCGCTTGTCCCGGCCCCGGAGGGCGTCGCGGAGCCCGTGCCGGCCTTGCAGCCGGCAGTCGTTCCGGCGGCAGGCGACGACACCGCAACGGCCGAACCGACAGGCGAAACGGACGAGGAGACGGACGAGGACCTGCTGTTCGAGACGTCCTCCAAGAAGCGCAACCGCGGCAAGCGGCTCGTGCGTGACCCGAAGACGGGCAACCTCGTCGTCCAGCGCCGGCGCAAAGACTCGCGCGCCAGCTGGAAGGACGACGTCGACGACCGGCTGGCGGGCGAGGAGAACCTGGACGACATGGGCTTCACCGAAGATGACTTCATCGCCGGCGGCGATGACGACGAATGA
- the infB gene encoding translation initiation factor IF-2, translated as MTDTTKQRTTVVIPATIPVRELADRLAISPIELLKALIANGIMAAISESIDYETAALVAEDLGFDLLLEGAEVKPAKAAAPAAPAPEEPEVPAVPEGPVVPWYLVDEPADKLETRSPVVTIMGHVDHGKTSLLDKIRNTRVAAGESGGITQHIGAYTAERNGQPVTFIDTPGHEAFTAMRARGAQATDIAVIVVAADDGVMPQTKEAVDHAKAAGVPIVVAVNKSDLPEAKPDRIYEQMAELGVVPDSWGGDVFFVQTSASTGTGIDELLDAILFTAEEFPPKGNPKRLARGTVLEGKVDPARGVAATVLVQSGTLNRGDLIVVDDDFSKVRAMFDHTGAEVKVAGPSMPVEILGLNKVPSAGARFEVVKDQRAAKGRSGDYSDSHARVYNVIARPLTLEELFAQAAAGDVKALNLVVKTDVQGMVQPVVETLEKLSGEVKVDILHASAGDISESDINLAAASGAVVIGFRSAPDGRARRMALSKNVEIREYDIIYKLSEDVELMLKGMIDPVYEDKVIGTAEIRQVFNITKVGRIAGSLVTSGVVRRNAKSRLLRGGELISESSISSLKRFAEDAREVREGFECGIGLDDGSVLQVGDVIEACIRERVR; from the coding sequence ATGACAGACACCACGAAACAACGCACGACGGTCGTGATCCCGGCGACGATCCCGGTCCGGGAGCTTGCCGATCGGCTGGCGATCAGCCCGATCGAGCTCCTGAAGGCGCTCATCGCCAACGGCATCATGGCGGCGATCTCGGAGTCCATCGACTACGAGACCGCAGCGCTCGTCGCCGAGGACCTCGGTTTCGACCTGCTCCTCGAAGGGGCGGAGGTGAAGCCGGCCAAGGCCGCCGCGCCCGCAGCGCCGGCGCCCGAGGAACCCGAGGTTCCGGCCGTGCCGGAAGGGCCGGTGGTGCCGTGGTACCTTGTCGACGAACCGGCCGACAAGCTCGAGACCCGCAGCCCGGTCGTCACGATCATGGGGCACGTCGACCACGGCAAGACGAGTCTGCTCGACAAGATCCGCAACACGCGCGTCGCGGCGGGCGAGTCGGGCGGGATCACGCAGCACATCGGGGCGTACACCGCCGAGCGCAACGGCCAGCCGGTGACGTTCATCGACACGCCGGGCCACGAGGCGTTCACCGCCATGCGGGCCCGCGGCGCGCAGGCGACGGACATCGCGGTCATCGTCGTGGCGGCGGACGACGGTGTCATGCCGCAGACGAAGGAAGCGGTGGACCACGCCAAGGCAGCCGGCGTGCCGATCGTCGTGGCGGTCAACAAGTCCGACCTGCCGGAGGCCAAGCCAGACCGGATCTACGAGCAGATGGCCGAGCTCGGCGTCGTCCCGGACAGCTGGGGCGGTGACGTGTTCTTCGTCCAGACGTCGGCGTCGACGGGGACGGGCATCGACGAGCTCTTGGACGCGATCCTGTTCACCGCGGAGGAGTTCCCACCCAAGGGCAACCCCAAACGCTTGGCGCGGGGCACCGTGCTCGAGGGCAAGGTGGACCCGGCGCGCGGTGTGGCGGCGACCGTCCTCGTCCAGAGCGGCACGTTGAACCGTGGCGATCTGATCGTGGTGGACGACGACTTCAGCAAGGTGCGGGCGATGTTCGACCACACCGGCGCCGAGGTGAAGGTCGCCGGGCCGAGCATGCCGGTCGAGATCCTCGGCCTGAACAAGGTGCCCAGCGCCGGTGCGCGATTCGAGGTCGTCAAGGACCAGCGCGCCGCCAAGGGGCGCAGCGGCGACTACTCCGACAGCCACGCCCGCGTCTACAACGTCATCGCGCGGCCGCTGACGCTCGAGGAGTTGTTCGCCCAGGCGGCGGCCGGCGACGTGAAGGCGCTCAACCTGGTCGTCAAGACGGACGTGCAGGGGATGGTCCAACCGGTCGTCGAAACGCTCGAGAAGCTGTCGGGCGAGGTGAAGGTGGACATCCTCCACGCATCGGCCGGCGACATCTCGGAGAGCGACATCAACCTCGCGGCCGCGTCAGGCGCGGTCGTCATCGGCTTCCGGAGCGCCCCGGATGGGCGGGCGCGGCGCATGGCGCTCTCCAAGAACGTCGAGATCCGCGAGTACGACATCATCTACAAATTGTCCGAGGACGTCGAGCTCATGCTCAAGGGCATGATCGATCCGGTGTACGAGGACAAGGTGATCGGCACGGCCGAGATCCGGCAGGTCTTCAACATCACCAAGGTCGGACGCATCGCCGGCTCGCTCGTGACGAGCGGCGTCGTCCGGCGCAACGCCAAGTCACGGCTCCTTCGCGGCGGCGAGCTGATCAGCGAGTCGTCGATCTCGTCCCTCAAGCGCTTCGCCGAGGATGCTCGCGAAGTGCGCGAAGGGTTCGAGTGCGGCATCGGCTTGGACGACGGCAGCGTGCTGCAGGTGGGCGACGTCATCGAGGCCTGCATCCGCGAACGGGTCCGATAG